In the genome of Sardina pilchardus chromosome 17, fSarPil1.1, whole genome shotgun sequence, the window acacacacacacacacacacacccctggtgGTGTTCCTGCTCACCTtcttcaggtacacacactcacacacacacacacacacacccctggtgGTGTTCCTGGTCACCttctccaggtacacacacacacacacacacacacacacacacacacacacactcacacacacacacacacacacccctggtgGTGTTCCTGGTCACCttctccaggtacacacacacacactcacacacacacacactcacagacacacacactcacacacctggtggTGTTCCTGCTCACCTTCTCCAGGTACACATAttgtccatctcacacacaccacacaatctCAACTCACAtgacactcaagcacacaggtCAGTTGACCAAATAaagtgtcactcacacacacacacacacacacacacacacactcagaggtaATTTCCTCGTGTCCTCGTGGTTTAGAAGAAGCGGCCATGTAATCTGCTACTCTGAGATCTAATGATGAAACTACGACGTCTGCTGTGttgaacatatatatatatctacgACGTCTGCTGTGttgaacatatatatatatatgtatatctaCGGCTACGGCGTCTGCTGTGTTGACTTGGAACTCAACCCTGACCATGGCACAttgagggtacacacacacacacacacacacacacacacacaccacctgactGTGttgaacatatatatatatatctacgCCGTCTGTTGTGTTGAAcatacttatatatatatatatatatatatatatctacgGCTACGGCGTCTGCTGTGTTgaacatgtatatatatatctacgGCGTCTGCTGTGttgaacatatatatatatatatatacatatatctaCGGCGTCTGCTGTGTTgaacatgtatatatatatctacgGCGTCTGCTGTGTTgaacatgtatatatatatatataaaccgctcacaaaaagtaaggaaacttgactttggcccattatatcgccacttaataataataccaatcactaaagtgttttatgtcattttcatcgtttattagtcaccttttcaatgaggtacagcttgtaagcattgggctctcatgaagcaaacgtgtaagtagtggcaacgaaaaatgtgccaaaatggcctgttatgctgttggaattcacctttgttacttcacgcattgacgattgcactctcccacagaaatgaggaaaacaaaacatgttaggcatacattcattcattttatactcagtgtcagggtcttCAGTAACGtttagaggatccatatgcagccacaacagcttggcaccttcttctcatgcaggtcaccaacctggctacattctgctgtgggatggcattccattcctcgataaggatctgttaagtcagccaacctggttctgttggtgactctggcacgtacagcacgcccaagctgatcccacaagtgttcaattgggttgaggtctggactcacgtcacGGCAGTTTGCATTCTTCCATGTAAGCACGGCTCACAACTgcacttactgtagcctacgtgtTTCGTTGTCGCATGCAATAGAAAAATCTCGCGCACAGGAGGAAATATGTTATGCTGTTAGGATCAGGAATCAGGATAATCAGGATAATCTATTACAAACCTATCACAAAAACGAATATCAAGTGAAAtaagttgtttttcattttacatttcaaatgtcttaTCGCGCTGATGTGTCCGGGTCCGACCCGAGCCCGAACATAAGTTCTAAATATTTGTCCGACTCCGACCGAACCCGTCGGGCTTCGGTCGGGTTTCCATGctctaatacacacatacagacacacactcacatacacatacacatacacacacacacacacacacacaccacctgactGGCACAAGGACATGCACTTCTGATTGCACTTCACTTGCAGTTCTGACAGTACTTGCTTTTGAGCTCTTTGCAGGCAGTGCGCTGTGTGGTGCAGTCTGCACTGttttcagaacacacacacacacacacacacacacacacacacacacacacacacagtcttttaaCACACTGCTGCTCAATGGTCAaaactgacacacaccacacctgtgtgtgtgtgtactctaagGGCGTGTGTTTAATCAGAGAGACTAATCCATGCTGTGCcattatgtgtttttgtgtgtgtgtgtgtgtgtgtgtgtgtgtgttcctatagCTATGTCCTACTGCACTCCTCCAGGAAGACCTTCTCTAATGTGAAAATCAGCATCTCTGCACAGTGGACCCCTTCAGTCCTCAACAGCACGCTGCCCCCATACTCGcctggagaggtgtgtgtgtgtgtgtgtgtttgtgtttgtgtctgcgtacatgcacgtgtgtgtgtgtgtgtgtgtgtgtgtgtgtgtgtgtgtgtgtgtgtgtgtgtgtgtgtgtgtgtgtgtgtgtgtgtgtgtgtgtgtgtgtgtgtgtgtgtgtgtgtgtgtgtgtgtgtgtgtgtgtgtgtgtgtgtgtgtgtgaccttaccCCCTAAAGCCAAACAGAgcattgctctgtgtgtgtgagtgtgtgtgtgtgtgtgtgtgtgttacatttgttttattttacatttgttttattttacattttacaagtgcttgcatttattttattttatttaatttattttaataaattaaagggtcactgcaccctaaaataggttttttgagctgttgattgattgaaaatactcataagtggtgaactgtactattaccagggttaatattgacaaaaatcgtgttacatttcgtctgattttgaagtaacatttcgtctgattttgtattggaaatattgctctctcgcgcatactaccgtttgaaaacatgccttggcatgttggtccaaaatactattggaatgctgacgttgtcctgcacttctagtcaccgggtcgttacaagttaggactgaaacgccccaacacctgctgccctgattagcctacctgtgataagccatgtctgcagcactcattcccagattgacacgaaatcaccatggttgattggttgcagcagtgctgcactctctctccaaatttcagaacgtctcgcccattttgaaagacgttttcagaaatgtgaagtgggtggagttatggggtgaagtgactctttaaagtgtgctgtcgtctgtgtgtgtgtgtaaatgcttaCGTTATtgtattaaagtgtgtgtgtgcgtgtgtgtgtgtgtgtgtgcgtgtgtgtgtgtgtgtgtgtgtgtgtgtgtgtgtgtgtgtgtgtgtgtgtgtgtgtgtgtgtgtgtgtgtgtgtgtgtgtgtgagcagacatGGGAGGAGAACCGCATGTTCTCAGACCAGCAGGAGGCCACTCTGTTCCTCGGGGCTCTGGACACCATCTTCCTGTTCTCCTACGCCGTGGTGAGAACCGCAACCCTgcacgccgtgtgtgtgtgtgtgtgtgtgtgtgtgtgtgtgtgcgttattcTTCTGGAGGaattcatttgtgtgcgtgtgaatatgtgtgtgttctcagggtctgtatattaatgtgtgtgtgtgtgttctcagggtctgtatattaatgtgtgtgtgtgtgtgttctcagggtctgtatattaatgtgtgtgtgtgtgtgtgtgtgtgttctcagggtcTGTATATTAGTGGAGTGGTGGGGGATCGCCTAAACCTGCGATACGTGCTGACATTTGGTCTTTGTGGGTCAGCAGTTGTGGTAAgacttcaatgtgtgtgtgtgtgtgtgtgtctgtgtgtgtgtgtttcagaagtTTGGGACCGTTACGGAGTGGATGGTGttctatactgtgtgtgtgtgtgtgtgtgtgtgtgtgtgtgtgtgtgtgtgtgtgtgtgtgtgtgtgtgtgtgtgtgtgtgtgtgtgtgtgtgtgtgtgtgtgtgtgtgtgtgtgtgtgtgtttcaggagttTGTGTTTGGGACCGTTACGGAGTGGATGGCGTTCTATAATGTGTATTTCTACTGtgggctgtgggtgtgtgtttgtgtgtgtgtgtgtgtgtttgtgtttgggacCGTTACGGAGTGGATGGCGTTCTATAATGTGTATTTCTACtgtgggctgtgtgtttgtgtgtgtgtgtgtgtgtgtgtgtgtgtgtttcaggagttTGTGTTTGGCACCGTTACGGAGTGGATGGCGTTCTATAATGTCTATTTCtactgtgggctgtgtgtgtgtgtgtttgtgtgtgtgtgtgtgtgtgtgtgtgtgtgtgtgtgtgtgtgtgtgtgtgtgtgtgtgtgtgtgtgtgtgtgtgtttcaggagttTGTGTTTGGCACCGTTACGGAGTGGCTGGCGTTCTATAATGTGTATTTCTACTGtgggctgtgggtgtgtgtgtgtgtgtgtgtgtgtgtgtgtttgtttgtgtgtgtgtgtttgtgtttggcacCGTTATGGAGTGGCTGGCGTTCTATAATGTGGATTTCtactgtgggctgtgtgtgtttgtgtgtgtgtgtgtgtgtgtgtgtgtgtgtttcaggagttTGTGTTTGGCACCGTTACGGAGTGGATGGCGTTCTATAATGTCTATTTCtactgtgggctgtgtgtgtgtgtgtttgtgtgtgtgtgtgtgtgtgtgtgtgtgtgtgtgtgtgtgtgtgtgtgtgtggtgtgtttcagGAGTTTGTGTTTGGCACCGTTACGGAGTGGCTGGCGTTCTATAATGTGTATTTCTACTGtgggctgtgggtgtgtgtgtgtgtgtgtgtgtgtgtgtgtttgtttgtgtgtgtgtgtttgtgtttggcacCGTTATGGAGTGGCTGGCGTTCTATAATGTGGATTTCtactgtgggctgtgtgtgtttgtgtgtgtgtgtgtgtgtgtgtgtgtgtgtgtgtgtgtgtgtgtgtgtgtgtgtgtgtgtgtgtgtgtttcaggagttTGTGTTTGGGACCGTTACGGAGTGGCTGGCGTTCTATAATGTGTATTTCtactgtgggctgtgtgtgtgtgtgtgtgtgtgtgtgtgtgtgtgtgtgtgtgtgtgtttcaggagttTGTGTTTGGGACCGTTACGGAGTGGCTGGCGTTCTATAATGTGTATTTCtactgtgggctgtgtgtgtgtgtgtgtgtgtgtgtgtgtgtgtgtttcaggagttTGTGTTTGGCACCGTTACGGAGTGGATGGCGTTCTATAATGTGTATTTCtactgtgggctgtgtgtgtgtgtgtgtgtgtgtttcaggagttTGTGTTTGGGACCGTTACGGAGTGGCTGGCGTTCTATAATGTGTATTTCTACTGTGGGCTGTGGGTGTGTAACGGACTGCTGCAGTCAGCTGTTTGGCCCTGTGTGGTCGCCGTCATGGGCAACTGGTTTGGCAAGTCagggtaagaacacacacacacatgcaccttctgttttcacacacacttttgttgtcctgtgtgtgtgtttaatgtgtgtgtgtgtgtgtgtgtgtgtgtgcgtgtgtgtgtgtcctgcagacgAGGCTTCATCTTTGGGCTGTGGAGTGCGTGTGCATCTGTGGGCAACATCCTGGGAGCCTTTCTGGCTTCAAGTGTCCTCAAGTATGGAtatgaggtgaacacacacacacacacacacacacactcatccatatcatacacacacacacactcatccatatcatacacaaacacacacatctgtatcagacccacacacacacacacacacacacacatccatatcatacacaaacacatacatctatatcacacacacacacacacacagaaacatgaacAGACATTCAGGAAATCccattaaatacattttcactTCTGCTTTTGAAGAATGAAAcaggatatctgtgtgtgtgtgtgtgtgtgtgtgtgtgcagtatgcatTCCTGGTGACGTCAGCAGTGCAGTTTGCAGGAGGAGTGGTTGTTTTCTTTGGCCTACTCACCTCGCCAAAAGAAATTggtcagtatctatctatctatctatctatctattcagaCCTCTTGACTTTGTTGAATGTTTTGTGATATTGCAGCCTCATCTTAAAATAATCTAGATTAAATGGTTCGTCGTTAATTTACATTTAATACTCCCTGAAGACAAACCGAAAACATACATTTTTGCAAATTGATTTAAGAAGCTGAGTGGCTAAATGCTTGTTTTTAGCCTTGCGTCTGTtatcatgtgtgtgcgtgtgcgtgtgcgtgtcgcatgcgtgcgtgtgtgtatgtgtgcacgtgtgtgtgcattagggcTGTTAATCTTCCTCTATTATCCCATtcgaatttcattcattattattttttaaattcaaATTATATTCTAATATTTAATGGTAAATTTTGActtattaatatttactatttatctatctactcACACTGTAATAACGGGCTTATGAATAGCCACTGCCACTATGACatcgtagttgacttgttttagcctacattatgtcCACTGTCATGCTAAATACTAAACCGCTGCTGCAAACCGAATGCAAATTACAAAGCCTAAGGGAATTAGCAATTTAGCAATTCCTTTTGTCtgtcaaagtcatattttagtgtgctgagtcctgaacgaCTGCTGCCAAAGATAGTCTAGTTACTAAGAATTTACCCTCTTATGAATCGTCtggctttataaaccgtctctgactGCTGCtatttcagttagctcgttggctagttagctagcattaggcaaacgTTCCAAAGagacgtaggctacagtaggctactggcagacggttttggtaacatagcaacaataaagaTTTGACCACGAAGCgccgagaagaggaggagggcgtACTCAGCGTaaaaacgcgattggtggacacagcacctaaagctGTCGTTCGCTAAAGATAGTCAacacttttcatttttttaaaaaaaccattcgaattataattttaacattcgaatagtattcattttaattatattcgaataccgaaattcgttccaacagccctagtgtgcgtgtgcgtgtgcgtgtgtgtgtgtgtgtgtgatcagagatGAGTGTGGACTctactgatttgtgtgtgtgtgtgtgtgtgttcagggctgAGTGTGGACTCTACTGATTTACGTCtggtatcgtgtgtgtgtgtgtgtgtgtgtgtgtgtgtgtgtgtgtgtgtgtgtgatcagggcTGAGTGTGGACTctactgatttgtgtgtgtgtgtgtgtgtgtgtgtgttcagggctgAGTGTGGACTCTACTGATATGCGTCCGGTGGAGAGGGACTCAGACAGCCAGCGTCCGCTAATGagcgatgaagaggaggaggaagaggaggaggagggtgtgtgtgaggactcaccCAGAGCTATAGGGTTCCTACAGGCCTTCTGTCTGCCTGGGGTCATCCCAgtaagtatacacacacacacacacacactcttacaagcacatgcaaatgtatgtacacacacatttacactcagacatactcacaaacacacacacacacactcactcacacagtcaaGAACATATTCACTCATACATACAGTCACAtgcataccgtaatttccggactataagccgCACCTGAATATAAGACGATATAAGCAAAATTTAGGGGAAAAAACAAAGGTGTATAtcagggctcaacattagcttttaaaagtggttgccaactgggcaaccaggcatgaggttttggttgccaaatacaaaaaaatggggcaatgttgtggttgccacaggggcaaccaggagtgaggaattggttgccacttgtcataatttggttgcccggggctactgggctaccgttaatgtcgagccctggTGTATATATACAAGCCACACAGGACTATAAGCCGCAGGTGTTGTTGTGTAATATCCATAGGTtgagaaacccccccccccccccccccctagtgGCCGTTagctgtaaaaacacacagattAGCCGCACTGTTGTATAAGCCACAGGGTTCAAAGCATGGGAGAAAAGCCGCTGCTTATggtctggaaattacggtactcaCAGTCTTGCAAACAGGCATTCACTCTCtgtcgctcactctctctctctctctccctctctctttccctctctctctttccctctcactctctctctctctctctctctctctcactcactctctctctctctctctctctctctctctctctctctctctctctctctctctctctctctctctctctctctctctctgtctctctctctgtgtgtgtgtgtgtgcagtattctCTGGCCTATGCATGTCTGAAGCTGGTCAACTACTCCTTCTTCTTCTGGCTGCCGTTCTACCTGAGCAACAACTTCGGCTGGCCAGAGGCACAGGCTGACCGGCTCTCTGTGTGGTACGACGTGGGAGGCATCAtaggtgagcgtgtgtgtgtgtgtgtgtgtgtgtgtgagtgtgtgtgtgtgtgtgtgtctgtgtgtgtgtgtgtgtctgtgtggtacgACGTGGGAGGCATCATaggtaagcgtgtgtgtgtgtgtgtgtgtgtgtgtgtgtgtgtgtgtctgtgtgtgtgtgtgtgtgtgtctgtgtgtctgtgtgtgtgtgtgtctgtgtggtacgACGTGGGAGGCATCATaggtaagcgtgtgtgtgtgtctgtgtgtgtgtgtgtgtgtgtgtgtgtgtgtgtgtgtgtctgtgtgtgtgtgtgtctgtgtgtgtgtgtgtgtctgtgtctgtgtggtacgACATGGGAGGCATCATaggtaagcgtgtgtgtgtgtgtgtgtctgtgtgtgtgtgtgtgtgtgtgtgtgtgtgtgtctgtgtgtgtgtctgtgtggtacgACGTGGGAGGCATcataggtaagtgtgtgtgtgtgtgtgtctctgtctcccactcCAGGTGACACGGTGAACAATATACCGTTATCATATCTATACACTCTCACatccgtgtacacacacacacacacacacacgcacacacaagaatTCTCatacacgtagacacacacacacacacacacatacacgtacaaacactcacacatcacacccATATATTAGGGCTGAATGATATACCGTTATCGTATGTCTATATATCTAGATATGAACATTCAAGATATTGAAAAAACGATATAAACGATATAGCAGGGCTCCATCCGACCAACATGTCTAAGAGTACGACTGAAAAGAATTGTAGGTTGTACTTGTGCAcatgacgctgctcgggtgaaagcacacatttctttcacaagttttcattgtagactgtgcgtgcaactttaccaaacagtactGAAGTAAGCCCCCtccccttggcccgctttctctctctctctctctctctctctctctctctctctctctctctgtataaacatgtgagcacaaaataaacagtagtagaaataatctctctctctcgtgcgcactcaatggacacccgcacctcaatccaaataaaacattcacaatcgtgaaagcaatgacgcatagaagacgactagctaaaatAGGCTGCTAgtaaatccggttagcatcattagcatgctgcacacatttgattaaaactcttgcattcaagttggttgatcatctcaataccaaatgttttccaactcaaaagggcctgtcccaaggagaaagagtagtagcctaccttgaaacttaaacacacgtggggaaactgaacagtccaaccagtagactattgTAAGTTAGCCacctatgctactttgtttacaatattttgaggcttcaaccagcgCTGAATCGTATCGTATCGATATTGAGATATCTGGCATGAATATCGAAATAAGAGGTTTTTTTCTCCATATCGTTTTGCCTGGTGCTCTGTCTGATCTCtgatatgcttgtgtgtgtgtgtgtgtgtgtgtgtgtctgtgtgtgtgtgtgtgtgtgtgtgtgtgtgtgtgtgtgtgtgtgtgtgtgtgtgtgtgtctgctccagGTGGGACGGTGCAGGGTCTgatctctgatgtgtgtgtgtgtgtgtgtgtgtgtgtgtgtgtgtgtgtgtgtgtgtgtttcccctgcTCCAGGTGGGACGGTGCAGGGTCTgatctctgatgtgtgtgtgtgtgtgtgtgtgtgtgtgtgtgtgtgtgtgtgtgtgtgtgtgtgtgtttcccaggtGGGACGGTGCAGGGTCTGATCTCTGACCTGCTGGGGAAGAGGGCTCCTGTAATTGCACTCAGTCTCCTGATGGCCATGGGGGCGCTGGTGGGCTACAGCCGTAAGTGTCCCGCCGCTCGTCTCTGATTGGATGCACAGCCGTTAGCCCTGTTCTGCTCTGCTGATAGTagtgaggactgtgtgtgtgtttaagggaacatattttatgtgtgtgtgtgtgcaagggaaCTATGTGTTCCCTCTTATTCTTGATCAAAGATAAAGGAGTCACatgacaaggtgtgtgtgtgtgtgcgtgtgcgtgtgtgtgtgtgtgtgataaagcaGTCACATGACTGGTATGTTGATGTTTCTCCTTCAGGTTCTCCAGATGATAAGGTGGTGAATTCAGCCCTGTTGGCCACTACAGGTGAGATCCCAACTGATCCCAACTGATCCCAACAGATCCCAACAGATCCCAACAGATCCCAACTGATCCCAACTGATCCCAACTGATCCTAACGTCTATATGCTTTTATTTCAACCTGAACAGACACATTTACTGATCCCAATATTCTAATGCTTTTATGTGACCATTAACAGAAGAATTTGCTGGTCCAAACATTAATGGAAGTGTGTTACACACTtaggcaggtacacacacacacacacacacacacacacacacacacacttaggcagGTGTGATCAAACAATGCATTGTACTATTATCATTCTTCTTGCACTAGTGATAAATATGGGCTTATCACTAGTGATCAATATGGGCTTATTAAGGCATGGGTATCTCCACATGGATAAACTGttatttttactttttgagttttACTTTGGCTTGCTTAGTCCACACAGTTGCAATCCACACAAAACAAGTTTGTGCACATGCCCAAGACTTCCAAACACAAGAGtgagaagacacacacgcacgcatgcacacacacacacacacacaccacaacaggcattccgtggtggtggtgatgatgatggtagtgTGGATTGTACAGCGGTGATGAGGATAATGTTGTCGTGCAGGTGTTTTGATTGGCGGGCCGTCCAACAtgatctcgtgtgtgtgtgtgtgtgtgtgtgtgtgtgtgtgtgtgtgtgtgtgtgtgtgtgtgtgtgtgtgtgcgcagggttCTTCATCGGCGGGCCGTCCAACATGATCTCGTCGGCCATTGCGGCGGATCTGGGCCGGCAGGACGCGCTGCAGGGCAGTCAGGAGGCGCTGGCCACCGTCACCGGCATCGTGGACGGAACCGGCAGCATCGGCGCCGCCGCCGGACAGGTGAGGGGGGTGGGCATGTCATCAGCGTGGGACAGTGAGGTCATCAGTATGTGACTGGACTGACTGGAGTGAGGTCATCAGTGTGGGACGGAACTGACTGCAGTGAGGTCATCAGTATGTGACTGGACTGACTGCAGTGAGGTCATCAGTGTGGGACAGTGAGGTCATCAGTATGTGACTGGACTGACTGCAGTGAGGTCATCAGTGTGGAACAGTGAGGTCATCAGTATGTGACTGGACTGACAGTGAGGTCATTAGTATGTGAGTGGACTGACAGTGAGGTCATCAGTATGTGTCTGAACAGACAGTGAggtcatcagtgtgtgactggACTGACAGTGAGGTCATCAGTGTGTGACGGGACTGACTGCAGTGAGgtcatcagtgtgtgacaggagtgtgtttttctcttctctaGTATCTGGTGTCTCTGATTGAGAGCAAGCtgaactggatgtgtgtgttctacttctTTGTGATCATGGTGAGTAgctctgtctacacacacacacacacacacacacacacacacacacacacacacacacacacacaatcatctctctctatctgtctctcgctctttctctctctctctctctcacatctacacacatacacttgtagCATTTACAGAAGTGCTGGTAGAATGCTAACGTGTTTCCTGTATGGTTAATGACGCCTGTGTAGAATGCTAATGTGTTTCCTGTATGGTAGAGTGCTAGCGTGTTTCCTGTatggttaaaggaatagttaggaattttggacataggacctcattttcaacttagtcggggtgatataggtcggtggagaccattttcagtgaatttctgcccttccttgagttgcagcgttcatctcgtgctaatctggtgctgagataacgcaagtcaacggtaacatcccgcctgccactgaaaacactccacagaacacccgaaacaaataaattgtaACGTCacactatcgatgcacatgcctgtgttgatagaacaatgttagaaataaaactaaccttgcatcgcattgcaatagcctactttgttcgcTGTAtagcagtggcggattgatattgagaaactagtccctcaaaatgtaataaatcattgagttgcaaggttagttttatttctaaaattattctatcaacacggacatgtatatcgatagtctgacgttttaatttacttgtctcgggtgtgctgtggagtgagtaagactgttttggatgttaccgttgaaatgcgttagctcagaatcagcattagcaaaggggaacgctgcaactgaaggaaggggttaaacgcgatgaaaactgtctccaccgacctatatcacctcgacaaagttggaaatgaggtcctatgtccaaaattccgaactgtTCCTTTAATGACGTGTGTGTAGAATGCTAACATATTTCCTGTATGGTAGAATGCTAACGTGTTTCCTGTATGGTAGAATGCTAACGTGTTTCCTGTATGGTAGAATGCTAACGTGTTTCCTGTATGGCAGAATGCTAACGTGTTTCCTGTATGGTTAATGacgcgtgttgtgtgtgatagAATGCTAATGTGTTTGCTGTATGGTAGAATGCTAACATGTTTCCTGTATGG includes:
- the slc37a3 gene encoding sugar phosphate exchanger 3 → MWPLRCDFLSQYTHHHLVVFLLTFFSYVLLHSSRKTFSNVKISISAQWTPSVLNSTLPPYSPGETWEENRMFSDQQEATLFLGALDTIFLFSYAVGLYISGVVGDRLNLRYVLTFGLCGSAVVEFVFGTVTEWLAFYNVYFYCGLWVCNGLLQSAVWPCVVAVMGNWFGKSGRGFIFGLWSACASVGNILGAFLASSVLKYGYEYAFLVTSAVQFAGGVVVFFGLLTSPKEIGLSVDSTDMRPVERDSDSQRPLMSDEEEEEEEEEGVCEDSPRAIGFLQAFCLPGVIPYSLAYACLKLVNYSFFFWLPFYLSNNFGWPEAQADRLSVWYDVGGIIGGTVQGLISDLLGKRAPVIALSLLMAMGALVGYSRSPDDKVVNSALLATTGFFIGGPSNMISSAIAADLGRQDALQGSQEALATVTGIVDGTGSIGAAAGQYLVSLIESKLNWMCVFYFFVIMTGCSVLFIVPLIVGELRSMCRDRQTQANQL